CAATAAACACACGCATTTGCGGGATGTGCGGCAGCATCTTCGGCGCCTGAGCAATAATGGTCACATCGACGTTGCCCAGGGTGTAACCTTTTGCCTGGATCCGACGCCAGGCTTCACGCAACAGCTCACGGCTGTCTGCGCCTTTAAACGCCGGATCGGTATCCGGAAACAGCTTGCCAATGTCACCCAGTGCCGCCGCGCCAAGCAGCGCGTCGGTGAGCGCATGCAGCGCAACATCGCCATCAGAATGCGCCAGCAGCCCCTTTTCATAGGGAATACGCACACCACCAACGATAATGGGGCCTTCCCCGCCAAAGGCGTGTACGTCAAAACCGTGTCCGATTCGCATTATGCTTTCTCCTGGTGAATTATTTGGGTCAGGTAAAATTCAGCCAGCGCTAAATCTTCCGGACGGGTTACTTTGATATTATCAGCCCGTCCTTCAACAAGCTGTGGATGGAAGCCACAATATTCCAGCGCCGAGGCTTCATCGGTGATCGTCGCCCCTTCATTCAGTGCGCGTGTCAGGCAGTCATGCAGCAGCTCGCGAGGGAAAAATTGCGGCGTCAGCGCGTGCCATAAATCGTTACGTTCGACCGTATGGGCGATGGCGGTTTTGCCCGGCTCTGCGCGTTTCATCGTGTCGCGCACCGGTGCGGCAAGGATCCCGCCAGTGCGACTGGTTTCGCTAAGCGCCAGCAGACGTGCTAAATCATCCTGATGTAAGCAGGGACGCGCCGCATCATGCACCAGCACCCATTCGGCGTCTCCGGCGGTCTGCAATCCGGCCAGCACAGAGTCTGCACGTTCATTTCCCCCGTCCACGACGGTAATTTGCGGATGCTGCGCCAGAGGGAGCTGGGCAAAGCGGCTGTCGCCAGGGCTTATCGCGATGATCACGCGAGTCACCCGGGGATGCGCCAGCAGCGCAAAGACCGAGTGTTCGAGAATGGTTTTATTGCCGATCGAGAGATATTGCTTCGGACATTCCGTTTGCATACGGCGGCCAAATCCGGCCGCCGGCACCACGGCGCAAACATCCAATAAAGTGGCTGCCATGTGATTTCCTGGGCTGGTTTAACGAGTATTTTGCCCCGCAGTTTGCGCGCGTTTAGACGCGTCGGGCACCAGGCGATAAAACGTTTCGCCCGGCTTAGTCATGCTGAGTTCGTTGCGTGCACGCTCCTCGATAGCCTCCTGACCGCCATTGAGATCGTCAATTTCGGCAAACAGCTGATCGTTACGTGCTTTAAGTTTGGCGTTCGTCGCCTGCTGCGCCGCCACGTCATCATTGACGCGACTGTAATCATGTATGCCGTTCTTACCGAACCACAGTGAATACTGTAGCCAGACCAGTAAAGCCAGCAACAGCAGCGTTAGTTTACCCATCCTGCCCCCTGAAAAACGGCATCATCCTCCCATACTTCCGCAAACGACACGACGTTTGCAGACGGGAAAGCCGCAACAACGCGGGCAAATGTACCACAATTGCCCTTTATAACGTATACCCAGAACCCTGAGAACATCATCTCATTGTTAGTTACGGTTTGAATTATGGACAGCCGTCGCGCTTTAGCCCAGCAACCACATAAACAGTGCGCCGAACATTGCGCAAACGGTCAGCAGCGTTGCGACAATGCTGTAGCGCAATTTGCCGTTGAGCAGGGAATGCAGCGCGATACCCACAACCACCGCAACGGGCATCAACGCCAGGAAGAAAGGCCAGGTGTAGATAAAGAAAAATAACGTGTTTGGGCCATACACCAGAAAGGGGATCCCCAACGCCAGCAGCCATGACGCGAAGCCCACCACCGCGCCCGGCAGCGACCAGGTGGTTTCGTCATCAGTAGCAAACGCGTCTGTCGTTGTGAGTGTGATGTTCTGGCTATTGCGCATAGTGAATCCTGTAACCTTGACTGACCGTACACAGCGGTCAGGTGTCTCAGGATCTGATAATATCGCTCTGTCTGAGCAGGTCTAATAATTGGGCGACCAAATTTGTTACTAATTGTTCGCCATTGAGATGAACCTCTGGCGATTCAGGCGCTTCGTAAACGGAATCAATTCCGGTGAAGTTGCGCAATTCGCCAGCCCGCGCTTTTTTGTATAATCCTTTTGGATCGCGGGCTTCACAGATTTCCAGTGGCGTATCCACGAACACTTCAATAAAGCGCCCCTCACCGACGCGTTCGCGCACCATTTGCCGCTCTGCACGGTGCGGAGAAATAAACGCCGTCAGTACCACCAATCCCGCATCCACCATCAGGTTTGCGACTTCGCCCACGCGACGGATGTTCTCTTTCCGGTCGGCATCACTGAACCCCAGATCGCTACACAGGCCGTGGCGAACGTTATCGCCATCCAGCAAATAGGTACTGACGCCCAGTTGATGCAGCGCCTCTTCCAGCGCCCCGGCGACGGTCGACTTACCGGACCCGGAAAGCCCGGTAAACCACAGCACAACACCACGATGACCGTGGTGTTGCTCACGCTGTTGCGGCGTGACGGGATGAGCATGCCAGACGACGTTTTCGTCATGCAGCGCCATTATTTTCCTCCCAGCAGATCGCGAGCACCCCAGTGCGGGAAGTGACGACGTACCAGCGCATTCAGTTCCAGCTCAAAGGCGCTGAATTCTGATGGCGTAGCGGTCTCCTGCACAATCGGTTCGCGGACCATACCGGCACCGACGGTGACATTGCTCAGACGATCGATAAAGATCAGCCCGCCGGTCACCGGGTTTTGCTGATAGGTATCCAGCACCAGCGGCTCATCAAAGGTCAGATTCACCAGACCAATACCGTTCAGCGGCAGAGTGTCTACCTCACGCTGCGTCAGATTGTTGATATCTACCTGATACTGAACATGATCAACGCGCGCACGGGTCTTTTTACCAGCGATTTTGATTTCGTAACTCTGCCCCGGTGCCAGTGGCTGTTCCGCCATCCAGACAACGTCAACGGCGGCGCTCTGTACGGCAGGTAAACTCTCCTCCGCCGCCAGCAGCAGATCGCCGCGGCTGATATCAATCTCGTCTTTCAGGACGAGGGTAATGGCTTCTCCGGCAAAGGCTTCGTCCAGATCGCCATCAAAGGTGACGATCCGCGCCACGCTGGATTCCACACCGGACGGCAGCACCTTCACGCGCTGCCCTACCTTGACGCGCCCGGAAGCCAGCGTGCCGGAATAACCGCGGAAATCGAGGTTTGGACGGTTTACGTACTGCACCGGGAAGCGCATTGGCTGACTGTCGACCACGCGCTGGATCTCAACTGTCTCCAGCACTTCAAGTAAGGTCGGGCCGCTGTACCATGGCATGCTGACGCTCTGGGAGGCGACGTTGTCACCCTCCAGCGCGGAGAGCGGGACAAAGCGGATATCCAGATTCCCCGGCAACTGTTCGGCAAAGGTCAGATAATCTTCACGAATACGCGCAAAGGTTTCTTCGCTGTAATCGACCAGATCCATTTTGTTGATCGCCACCACCAGGTGTTTGATCCCCAGCAGTGTTGAAATAAAGCTGTGACGACGCGTCTGATCCAGCACGCCTTTACGGGCGTCGATCAGCAGGATCGCCAGATCGCAGGTAGACGCGCCGGTCGCCATATTGCGGGTATATTGCTCATGCCCAGGGGTATCGGCAATGATAAATTTGCGCTTCTCAGTGGAGAAATAACGATACGCCACGTCGATAGTAATCCCCTGCTCACGCTCGGCCTGCAGCCCATCCACCAGCAACGCCAGATCCAGTTTTTCACCCTGCGTACCGTGACGTTTGCTGTCGTTATGCAACGATGAAAGCTGATCCTCATAAATCTGCCGCGTGTCGTGCAACAGGCGACCGATCAGGGTGCTTTTGCCGTCATCCACGCTACCGCAGGTTAAAAAGCGCAGCAGACTTTTATGTTGTTGGGCAACCATCCAGGCTTCGACGCCGCCTTCATTAGCGATTTGTTGGGCAAGTGTGGTGTTCATGGCGGCTCCTTAGAAATACCCCTGACGTTTCTTCAGCTCCATAGAGCCCGCCTGGTCGCGGTCAATCACGCGGCCCTGACGTTCACTGGTGGTAGAGACCAGCATCTCTTCAATAATTTCCGGCAGCGTTTGTGCGTTTGACTCGACGGCGCCGGTCAGCGGCCAGCAGCCGAGGGTACGGAAACGCACCATCCGTTTTTTGATCATTTCGCCAGGCTGCAGGTCGATGCGATCGTCATCAATCATCATCAACATGCCGTCGCGCTCCAGCACCGGGCGCTCCGCCGCCAGATACAGTGGGACGATCTCGATGTTTTCCAGCCAGATGTACTGCCAGATATCCTGTTCCGTCCAGTTGGACAGGGGGAAGACGCGGATACTTTCGCCTTTGTTAATCTGCCCGTTGTAGTTGTGCCACAGTTCAGGACGCTGGTTTTTCGGGTCCCAGCGATGAAAGCGGTCGCGGAAGGAGTAAATGCGCTCTTTCGCCCGCGATTTTTCTTCATCGCGGCGCGCACCGCCAAAGGCGGCATCAAAACCGTATTTGTTCAGCGCCTGCTTCAACCCTTCGGTTTTCATAATGTCAGTGTGTTTGGCGCTGCCGTGGACAAAGGGATTGATACCCATCGCCACACCTTCCGGATTTTTATGTACCAGCAGCTCGCAGCCGTACGCTTTGGCAGTACGATCGCGGAATTCATACATCTCGCGGAACTTCCAGCCGGTATCGACATGCAGCAGCGGGAACGGCAGCGATCCCGGGTAGAACGCCTTACGGGCAAGATGCAGCATGACGCTGGAATCTTTACCGATGGAGTACAGCATTACCGGGTTCGAAAATTCTGCTGCCACCTCGCGAATGATGTGGATGCTTTCGGCCTCCAGCTGTCGCAGGTGGGTGAGTCGTTTTTGGTCCATAACCGTTCCTTTACAATACCGCGAATGTCGAGCGCGTCAGATAACCCGACTATAGGGAGCGCAAGAGAACGAATGAAATTACGAATTGGAATGAGTAGTTCCTCAAAGGAATAACGATCTGGCAAAGCAAATATCAAAAAGTGCTTAACCCACCGGAATTCGGGCATTTAAGAGCAAATGAAATTGTTTTAGCGAAGTCACCGTTTCATACTAGATGGGTTAAAATTTTTGCTTTGTATTCAGGGCTCCCCCGCTGGCTATTAAGGATTCACTATGTTTTCCGCAACGCGCCGTCTTTCCGCCCTCCTGGCGCTCGGCGTATGCTTTATTATCCCCGCTCAGGCGTCATCGCCAAAACCGGGCGAATTTGCAACAACGCAGACCCGTCATATTGCGACCGTTTTCCCGGGAAGGATGACCGGCTCGCCGGCAGAAATGTTATCTGCCGACTATTTACGCCAGCAGTTTGAGCAGATGGGCTATCGCAGTGATATTCGCACGTTCAACAGTCGCTATATTTATACCGCCAAAAATAACCGCAAAAACTGGCATAACGTCACCGGCAGTACCGTTATTGCCGCCCACGAAGGCAAAGCCCCGCAGCAGATTATTATCATGGCGCACCTGGATACCTACGCGCCGCAAAGTGATGCCGACACTGACGCGAATCTTGGCGGGCTCACTCTGCAAGGGGTGGATGATAACGCCGCTGGTCTGGGCGTTATGCTCGAACTGGCAGAACGCCTGAAAGATGTGCCGACGGAATACGGTATTCGCTTTATTGCAACCAGCGGCGAGGAAGAGGGAAAACTGGGGGCTGAAAACCTGCTGAAGCGCATGAGCGCGGCGGAGAAGAAAAACACGCTGCTGGTGATTAATCTCGATAACCTGATCGTCGGCGACAAACTGTATTTTAATAGCGGGCAGAGCACGCCGGAAGCGGTGCGTAAATTAACCCGCGACCGGGCATTAGCGATTGCGCGTCATCATGGCATTACCGCCACCACTAATCCAGGCCTGAATAAGGACTATCCCAAAGGCACCGGTTGCTGCAATGACGCAGAGGTTTTCGATAAAGCGGGAATTTCGGTGCTATCCGTTGAGGCAACGAACTGGAATCTTGGCAAGAAAGATGGTTACCAACAGCGCGCCAAAACCGCCTCTTTCCCGACAGGAAATAGCTGGCACGATGTACGTCTGGATAATCAACAACACATTGATAAAGCCCTGCCCGGACGCATTGAACATCGCAACCGCGACGTAATGCGCATTATGCTGCCGCTCATAAAAGAATTAGCGAAAGCGAGCTAATCATAAGGCCGGATAAGGCAATGCCCTTATCCGGCCATACTGTCGGACCGCTGAAGGGGGTTGTTTCACCCTTCGTGCAGCCCGCACTCGCGCTTCAGGCCAAAGAAGCGGGTCTCTTCTTCTGCCATGCCGGGTTCCCATTTCCGCGTGGTGTGCGTATCGCCGACGGAAAGATAGCCCTGATCCCACAGCGGATGGTATTTCAGCCCATGCTTTTGCAGGTATTGATAAACCGTTCGGTTATCCCAGTCGATAATCGGCAGCACTTTAAAGACCCCACGCTGGATAGCCAGCACGGGCAGATGCGCACGGCTGCCGGACTGTTCGCGCCGCAGTCCCGCAAACCAGGTTTGCGCGTTCAGTTCCTGCAACGCCCGGTTCATCGGTTCGACTTTGTTGATCTCATTGTATTTCTCAATGCCTTCAACGCCCTGCTCCCACAGCTTACCGTAGCGCGCTTCCTGCCAGGCGGGGCTTTCATTCGCCCGGTAGACCTTCAGGTTCAGCCTGAGTTTGTCCGTTAACTCATCAATAAACTGGTAAGTTTCCGGGAACAGATAGCCGGTATCGGTCAGGATCACCGGGATATCCGGGCGGATCTGATTGACCAGATGCAGGCTGACTGCCGCCTGAATCCCAAAGCTTGATGAGAGGACGTATTCGCCAGGCAAATTCTCCAGCGCCCACGCCACACGCCCCTCAGCGTCACGTTTTTCCAGTTGGCTGTTGGTTTCAGCCAGCGCCATCACGCGCTCTACCTTCGGCAATGCATTAAGCGCGTTTAGATCGAGTACGGACATAAGAACCTCGTTTGCCTGTTTTGCCGGGTGGCACTGCGTTTGCCCGGCAAAGGATGGGTTATTCCCAGAAATCCCGTGCGGGATCGAGCACCGGGCGAATAATGCCCGCACGCACCGTAAAGTCGCCGAAGCCTTCACCCGCTTCGCGCTCTTTCGCCCAGCGCCCAATCAGTTCGTCCAGCGAGTCGAGAATTTCTGGTTCGGTGATATTCTCTTTAAACATCCGCGGGATACGCGTGCCGATTCGGTTACCGCCGAGATGCAGGTTATAGCGGCCAGGCGCTTTCCCGACCAGACCGACTTCCGCCAGCATCGCGCGACCGCAGCCGTTCGGGCAGCCTGTTACACGCATAACGATGTGTTCATCGCTCACGTTATGCTTCGCCATCAGGCCATCAATCTTGTCGATAAACGTCGGCAGGAAACGTTCGGCCTCCGCCATCGCCAGCGGACAGGTCGGGAACGACACGCAGGCCATGGAGTTTTCACGCTGTGGCGTCACGGTGTTCATAAGACCGCTCTCTTGCGCGATCTTCTCTATCTTCGCTTTCTGGCTTTCCGGTACGCCAGCGATGATCAGATTCTGGTTCGCAGTAATACGGAACTCGCCTTTATGGATTTTCGAAATCTCCAGCAGGCCCGTTTTCAGCGGACGTCCCGGATAATCGAGAATACGGCCATTTTCGATAAACAGCGTCAGATGCCATTTATTGTCTATGCCTTTCACCCAGCCAATCCGATCGCCGCGCCCGGTGAATTCATACGGACGAATCGGCTCAAATTTAATGCCTGCACGACGTTCCACTTCCGCTTTGAACGTCTCAACCCCTACGCGTTCCAGCGTGTATTTGGTTTTCGCATTCTTACGATCGGTACGGTTGCCCCAGTCACGCTGGGTGGTGACCACCGCCTCCGCCACGGCCAGCGTATGCTCGAGCGGCAGATAACCAAATTCGCTGGCCGTACGGGCATAGGTTTTCTTGTTACCGTGCTCGATAGAAAGACCGCCACCCACCAGCAGGTTAAAGCCAATCAGCTTGCCGTTTTCGGCAATCGCCACGAAGTTCATGTCGTTGGCGTGCAGATCGATGTCGTTCTGCGGTGGGATCACGACCGTGGTTTTAAACTTACGCGGCAGATAAGTCTGACCGAGGATCGGCTCCTCGTCCGTGGTCGCGACTTTTTCCTGATCGAGCCAAATCTCCGCATAAGCGCGCGTGCGCGGCAGCAGGTGCTCGGAGATCTTCTTTGCCCACTCGTAGGCTTCGGCATGCAGCTCGGACTCATACGGGTTCGAGGTGCACAGCACGTTACGGTTCATATCATTGGCTGTCGCCAGCGCGTCCAGCCCCACGGAGTGCAGCATCTGGTGCACCGGCTTCACGTTCTTCTTCAGAATCCCGTGAAACTGAAACGTCTGACGGTTGGTCAGGCGAATGCTGCCGTAAATCGTGTTCTCGGCGGCAAATTTATCAATCGCCTGCCACTGTTTGGTGGTGATAACGCCCCCCGGCAGACGGCAGCGAAGTAACATCGCGTGACGCGGCTCCAGCTTCTGCTCGGCACGCTCGGCGCGGATATCGCGGTCATCCTGCTGGTACATCCCGTGAAAACGGATCAGCAGGAAGTTGTCACCTTTAAAACCGCCGGTGAGACCGTCATTTAAATCTTCAGCAATAGTGCCGCGCAGATAGTTGCTTTCCAGCTTCATACGCTCGGCGTCGGTCAGTTTACCTTCGACCACCAGGGGTCCTGGATGTTTATCGCTCATTAGTAGACATCTCGCTGATAACGGCGCTCAACGCGCAGCTCACTTAAAAATTCATCCGCTGATTCCGCGTCCATCGCGCCGAATTCAGCAATCACGTCCAGCAATGCCTGCTCAACGTCCTTCGCCATGCGATTGGCGTCGCCGCAGACATAAATGTGGGCACCGTCATTGATCCAGCGCCACAGCTCTGCGCCCTGTTCGCGCAGTTTGTCTTGTACGTAGACTTTTTCTTTTTGGTCTCGTGACCAGGCGAGATCGATACGGCTCAGTACGCCTTCTTTGACGTAACGCTGCCATTCCACCTGGTAGAGGAAATCTTCAGTAAAGTGCGGGTTGCCAAAGAACAGCCAGTTTTTACCGGATGCTCCCTCAGCAGCGCGCTGTTGCATAAAGGCGCGAAACGGCGCGATGCCTGTCCCTGGACCAATCATGATCACCGGGGTTTCAGGGTTCGTCGGCAGACGGAAGTTATCGTTATGTTCGATGAATACACGCACTTCGCCATCTTCTTCGACGCGATCGGCGAGGAAGCTGGATGCGCCACCAGCACGCGCGCGGCCTTCCACTTCATAACGCACCGCCCCTACGGTGATGTGCACTTCGCTCTCCACTTCGGCCTGTGAAGACGCAATGGAGTACAGACGCGGCGTTAGCGGACGCAACAGATCGACTAACGCTTGTGCATCCAGTTGTGCGGGCGAGAAGCGCAGCATATCGACAACAGGCGTCGTGGTGGCGTAATGCTGCAACTGTGCCTTATCACCGACCAGCGGCAACAACGATTCACTGCGCGTTAAGGTGGCATAGTTTTCAACGATATTGGCGGTATTTACGGTCAGTTCAACATGCCACTGTAGCGCTTCGGACAGCGGGAGAGATTTGCCATTGACCGTAACGGGCTCATCGCCTTTCAGCCAGACCAGTTCTACGATTTCTTTCACCAGCGCCGGATCGTTTTGATACCAGACACCCAGCGCATCGCCAGGCTGGTAGCGCAGACCCGAATCACCGAGATCGATTTCAATATGGCGAACATCTTTCTCTGAATCGCGTCCGGTGATTTTTTGATTCACGGACAACGTGGCGCTCAGCGGCGCTTCTTTGGTATACGGGCTGGTGTGGATCTCATTTACCGCTCCGCTGGCAACTGACTGAACCGGAGTCGCAACCGGCGCTCGTGATTTCAATACCTCAACCACACGAGCACGCCATTCGGCGGCGGCGGCCTGGTATTCCACATCGGCGTCAACGCGATCCAACAAACGCTCACCGCCGAGTTCCGCCAGCTTGCTGTCAAAATCTTTGCCCGACTGGCAGAAAAATTCATATGACGTGTCACCCAGACCAAAAATGGCAAAGGCGGTGTTTTCGAGCTTGGGGGCTTTTTTAGAGAACAGGAACTTATGCAGCGCGACCGCTTCTTCCGGGGGTTCGCCTTCTCCCTGCGTAGACGTGACGATAACCAGCAACTTTTCATTGGCGATTTGTTTGAATTTGTAGTCGCCTGCGTTAACCAGCGTGACGCTGAGTTTTGCTGCCAACAGATCATCACGCAGCGCTTCCGCCACACGACGCGCATTGCCCGTTTGTGATGCAGAGATTAGCGTGATGCCCGGCATTTCCGCCACGGGAGCGGGTGTTGCAACGGCTGCGCCAGGTTGCTGATTCAGCGTACCCCAGAAATAGCCAGAAACCCATGCAAGCTGCGTGGGCGTAAGATCGGTGGTGGCCGCCTGGAGGCGTGCCAGCTGCTCCGGGTTCAGCGGAAGCAAAGCGGAAGGTGGGGCCTGTGTCGTCATGCGTCGTTATGTTCCAGTAAGCAAAGCGGATTTAAGCAATAAAACCCAAACTGAAGATAAGGGTAACGGCGGTGATAGTAACAATTAAAGAAGGGATGGAAATAACAAATAACCAAATGAACTAACCTGTTTTAGCTATAGTTATTAACGACAAAAACGATTAAATAACCACATGATATATAAATAATTATTTAATATTTGCCATCAATATGTGGCATTCTGCTGCGCAGCGCCCTTTTAACTAATGCTAAAAATTGTACTTTACGGTACCCTACGGCGTTTTTTGCATTCTTGAGAGTCAATAATGTCCACCACCTTGTTTAAAGATTTCACCTTCGAAGCCGCTCACCGCCTGCCACACGTACCGGAAGGGCATAAATGTGGCCGCCTGCATGGTCACTCATTTATGGTGCGTCTTGAAATTACCGGTGAAGTCTGCCCGCATACCGGTTGGATCATGGATTTTGCCGAGTTAAAAGCCGCATTTAAGCCGACGTATGACAGGCTTGATCATTACTACCTGAACGATATTCCCGGTCTCGAAAACCCGACCAGCGAAGTACTGGCGAAATGGATTTGGGATCAGGTCAAACCGGCAGTTCCTCTGCTGAGCGCGGTGATGGTGAAAGAGACCTGTACGGCGGGCTGTGTCTATCGCGGCGAGTGATTCCAGCGGATGTGCTGAGGGTCAATATTCTTTAACTAACATTCTGTTAGGGTTATGTGCTCTGGATATCTGGAGCACGATATGTCTGACGATTTTGATATTATTATCATCGGTGCAGGAATAGCAGGCACCGCGTGTGCTTTACGCTGTGCACGCGCCGGGCTATCGGTTCTGCTTCTTGAACGCGGCGAGTTACCTGGCAGTAAAAACCTTTCGGGTGGACGTCTGTACTGTCATGCTCTTACCGAACTCCTTCCCGATGCCCATCTGTCAGCCCCACTTGAACGCCGCATTACCCAGGAAAATCTCACGCTGTTAACTCGTCACGGTGCGACAACCTACACCAGTCTTCGTCCGGAGGGAGATTCGTGGAGTTTACTACGTGCCCGTTTCGATCCGTGGTTCGTCGCCCAGGCGGAAGCGGAAGGTGTGCAATTTGTCAGCGGCATAACGGTTGATGCGTTACTTATTGAAGCGGGTAGAGTCTGCGGCGTCATTGCCGATGATGAAACGCTTCGCGGCCGTTATGTCGTTCTCGCGGAAGGGGCAAATAGTGTTCTGGCTGAACGCTATGGTTTTCAGCCACGACCATCAACAACCGCAATGGCGCTGGGAATGAAAGAGACCCTGGCGCTGGATCAACAGATTCTTGAAGAGCGTTTCCGGTTATCTGCACAAGAAGGCGCCGCAATGCTGTTCAGTGGAGAAGTGTGTGGCGCTCTGCCCGGCGGTGCGTTTCTTTACACCAATAAAGAAACGCTCTCTTTTGGTGTTGTATGTCCGCTCTCTACGCTTGCTCAAAGCGACATACCGGCAGTCGAACTGCTGGAAAGGCTCAAATTGCATCCGGCGCTACATCCGTTGCTCAAAGGGAGTGAAACGCTGGAGTATGGCGCTCATCTGGTGCCGGAAGGGGGATTACACAGCCTGCCCGTACAGTACGCGGGAGAAGGCTGGCTGTTAGTGGGAGATGCGCTGCGCAGTTGCGTCAATACGGGTTTCTCCGTACGCGGGATGGATATGGCACTCATCGGCGCGCAGGCCGCCTCCCAAACACTCATCAACGCTTGTCTGAAATGCGCGCCGCAAAACCTGTTTCCAGCCTATCATCACGCTATTCAGCGTAGTCTGTTGTGGGACGTTATGCACCGCTATCGCGAGATGCCCACGCTATTGCAGCGTCAGGGATGGTATAACCAGTGGCCCGCGCTGATGGACGATATTTCTCGTGAGATTTGGCACCAGGGCGAGCGCCCGGTCGCCCCTCTGCGCCAGATTGTCTGGCGTCATTTTCGTCGTCACGGCCTGCGTCACCTGGCAGGCGATATTATCAGGAGCTTACGATGCCTGTAGCCCACAACGTCTGGCACCCTCCCGGCATGTCTCCTATTGTTCCTGCTAACCGTGTCGATTGCGACGTTGCAGAACGGCTGATCACATCTTGCCCGGCAGGACTTTTTTCCCTTACGCCGGAAGGAGAACTGCGGGTCGATTTTCGTGGTTGTCTGGAATGCGGAACCTGTCGACTTCTGTGT
The sequence above is drawn from the Citrobacter amalonaticus genome and encodes:
- the ispF gene encoding 2-C-methyl-D-erythritol 2,4-cyclodiphosphate synthase, with protein sequence MRIGHGFDVHAFGGEGPIIVGGVRIPYEKGLLAHSDGDVALHALTDALLGAAALGDIGKLFPDTDPAFKGADSRELLREAWRRIQAKGYTLGNVDVTIIAQAPKMLPHIPQMRVFIAEDLGCHMDDVNVKATTTEKLGFTGRGEGIACEAVALLIKAAK
- the ispD gene encoding 2-C-methyl-D-erythritol 4-phosphate cytidylyltransferase, which translates into the protein MAATLLDVCAVVPAAGFGRRMQTECPKQYLSIGNKTILEHSVFALLAHPRVTRVIIAISPGDSRFAQLPLAQHPQITVVDGGNERADSVLAGLQTAGDAEWVLVHDAARPCLHQDDLARLLALSETSRTGGILAAPVRDTMKRAEPGKTAIAHTVERNDLWHALTPQFFPRELLHDCLTRALNEGATITDEASALEYCGFHPQLVEGRADNIKVTRPEDLALAEFYLTQIIHQEKA
- the ftsB gene encoding cell division protein FtsB, which translates into the protein MGKLTLLLLALLVWLQYSLWFGKNGIHDYSRVNDDVAAQQATNAKLKARNDQLFAEIDDLNGGQEAIEERARNELSMTKPGETFYRLVPDASKRAQTAGQNTR
- a CDS encoding DUF3561 family protein — translated: MRNSQNITLTTTDAFATDDETTWSLPGAVVGFASWLLALGIPFLVYGPNTLFFFIYTWPFFLALMPVAVVVGIALHSLLNGKLRYSIVATLLTVCAMFGALFMWLLG
- the cysC gene encoding adenylyl-sulfate kinase, with amino-acid sequence MALHDENVVWHAHPVTPQQREQHHGHRGVVLWFTGLSGSGKSTVAGALEEALHQLGVSTYLLDGDNVRHGLCSDLGFSDADRKENIRRVGEVANLMVDAGLVVLTAFISPHRAERQMVRERVGEGRFIEVFVDTPLEICEARDPKGLYKKARAGELRNFTGIDSVYEAPESPEVHLNGEQLVTNLVAQLLDLLRQSDIIRS
- the cysN gene encoding sulfate adenylyltransferase subunit CysN, giving the protein MNTTLAQQIANEGGVEAWMVAQQHKSLLRFLTCGSVDDGKSTLIGRLLHDTRQIYEDQLSSLHNDSKRHGTQGEKLDLALLVDGLQAEREQGITIDVAYRYFSTEKRKFIIADTPGHEQYTRNMATGASTCDLAILLIDARKGVLDQTRRHSFISTLLGIKHLVVAINKMDLVDYSEETFARIREDYLTFAEQLPGNLDIRFVPLSALEGDNVASQSVSMPWYSGPTLLEVLETVEIQRVVDSQPMRFPVQYVNRPNLDFRGYSGTLASGRVKVGQRVKVLPSGVESSVARIVTFDGDLDEAFAGEAITLVLKDEIDISRGDLLLAAEESLPAVQSAAVDVVWMAEQPLAPGQSYEIKIAGKKTRARVDHVQYQVDINNLTQREVDTLPLNGIGLVNLTFDEPLVLDTYQQNPVTGGLIFIDRLSNVTVGAGMVREPIVQETATPSEFSAFELELNALVRRHFPHWGARDLLGGK
- the cysD gene encoding sulfate adenylyltransferase subunit CysD, with translation MDQKRLTHLRQLEAESIHIIREVAAEFSNPVMLYSIGKDSSVMLHLARKAFYPGSLPFPLLHVDTGWKFREMYEFRDRTAKAYGCELLVHKNPEGVAMGINPFVHGSAKHTDIMKTEGLKQALNKYGFDAAFGGARRDEEKSRAKERIYSFRDRFHRWDPKNQRPELWHNYNGQINKGESIRVFPLSNWTEQDIWQYIWLENIEIVPLYLAAERPVLERDGMLMMIDDDRIDLQPGEMIKKRMVRFRTLGCWPLTGAVESNAQTLPEIIEEMLVSTTSERQGRVIDRDQAGSMELKKRQGYF
- a CDS encoding aminopeptidase → MFSATRRLSALLALGVCFIIPAQASSPKPGEFATTQTRHIATVFPGRMTGSPAEMLSADYLRQQFEQMGYRSDIRTFNSRYIYTAKNNRKNWHNVTGSTVIAAHEGKAPQQIIIMAHLDTYAPQSDADTDANLGGLTLQGVDDNAAGLGVMLELAERLKDVPTEYGIRFIATSGEEEGKLGAENLLKRMSAAEKKNTLLVINLDNLIVGDKLYFNSGQSTPEAVRKLTRDRALAIARHHGITATTNPGLNKDYPKGTGCCNDAEVFDKAGISVLSVEATNWNLGKKDGYQQRAKTASFPTGNSWHDVRLDNQQHIDKALPGRIEHRNRDVMRIMLPLIKELAKAS
- the cysH gene encoding phosphoadenosine phosphosulfate reductase: MSVLDLNALNALPKVERVMALAETNSQLEKRDAEGRVAWALENLPGEYVLSSSFGIQAAVSLHLVNQIRPDIPVILTDTGYLFPETYQFIDELTDKLRLNLKVYRANESPAWQEARYGKLWEQGVEGIEKYNEINKVEPMNRALQELNAQTWFAGLRREQSGSRAHLPVLAIQRGVFKVLPIIDWDNRTVYQYLQKHGLKYHPLWDQGYLSVGDTHTTRKWEPGMAEEETRFFGLKRECGLHEG